Proteins from a genomic interval of Diospyros lotus cultivar Yz01 chromosome 6, ASM1463336v1, whole genome shotgun sequence:
- the LOC127803729 gene encoding protein FAR1-RELATED SEQUENCE 5-like, whose translation METDLPRSSAMETDLQSRHRSSSPMSEQVQCPYDEEENVVVFDNEIETEVGADNEIEIEVGVDNECTSEGNEMVPTVGMKFNDHNEIYEFYKTYAYTVGFPVRKRNSKKGDDGLLKYVTYACSREGQRSSETSSSLKPTPTIKIGCLARITAASDVTGIWKITRVILEHNHKTSPSKSRLYRCNRQLSEQVKRKLEVNDLAGIPMHKSYNSAIVEAGGYENLSFVEQDCRNYIDRVRRLRLGEGDAAAIQAYFAKMQSQCPGFYYSLDLDDESRLKNVFWADNRCREAYKEFGDIVTFDTTYLTNKYDMPFAPFVGVNHHGQSTLFGCGLVSSEDTETFVWLFMTWLQCMEGQAPIGIITDQDRAMQNAIQIVFPNTRHRWCLWHILKKLPEKFGGHPYKGSILSTVHEVVYESQSPEEFERGWHSLIDMYTLHNNDWLSGLFRERGRWVPCFLRTSFWAGMSTTQRSESMNAFFDGYVNSKTSLKLFVEQYERALRSKVEKEFQADFKSFSQMVPCATKYCIEKQFQEVYTISKFKEFQEELTGKVYCDIISTELTCLGTRYEVQEDIIFNATTKRKTFTVMFEGEIGRIVCSCHLFEFRGILCRHVISVLIRNNVKMIPESYILRRWRKDVCRAYTRVKINYSGWVSTPEQVKYDKLQSLFAKVANLVVDDEERTREVMEFLENQMNNTSISRRSISSDNNILSQGSVQIAFDCGEVARTSSNPILDPHCAKTKGAPRKLRQKGPLETNTIKRKVCLQLYFSYLLLSTSSII comes from the exons ATGGAGACCGATCTTCCGCGATCTTCCGCGATGGAGACCGATCTTCAGTCTCGTCACCGTTCTTCCTCGCCGATGTCAGAGCAAG ttCAATGTCCATATGATGAAGAAGAGAATGTAGTAGTTTTTGATAATGAGATTGAGACTGAAGTAGGGGCTGACAATGAGATTGAGATTGAAGTAGGGGTTGACAATGAATGCACATCAGAGGGCAATGAGATGGTGCCTACAGTAGGGATGAAATTTAATGACCACAACGagatttatgaattttacaaAACATATGCTTATACTGTGGGTTTTCCTGTCAGAAAAAGGAATTCAAAAAAGGGTGATGATGGGTTGTTAAAATATGTGACATATGCTTGTAGTCGAGAAGGTCAGAGAAGCAGTGAAACAAGTAGCTCTTTGAAGCCTACACCAACCATTAAAATAGGGTGTTTAGCTAGGATTACAGCTGCGTCAGATGTGACAGGAATATGGAAAATTACTAGGGTAATCTTGGAGCATAATCACAAAACAAGTCCATCAAAATCTAGGTTGTATCGATGTAATCGACAATTGAGTGAACAAGTGAAACGAAAGCTTGAAGTAAACGACCTAGCTGGTATTCCAATGCACAAAAGTTACAACTCAGCTATCGTTGAAGCGGGTGGTTACGAGAATCTATCATTTGTTGAGCAGGACTGTAGAAACTATATTGATAGAGTTAGGCGATTAAGACTTGGGGAGGGAGATGCAGCTGCAATACAAGCCTACTTTGCAAAAATGCAATCACAGTGTCCTGGTTTTTACTATAGTTTGGATTTGGACGATGAGTCCCGATTGAAGAATGTGTTTTGGGCTGATAATAGGTGTCGGGAGGCATATAAAGAATTTGGTGATATTGTCACATTCGATACCACATACTTGACGAATAAGTATGACATGCCATTTGCCCCTTTTGTTGGTGTGAATCATCACGGGCAATCGACGTTATTTGGATGTGGTTTAGTATCTAGTGAGGATACCGAGACATTTGTTTGGTTGTTTATGACTTGGCTTCAGTGCATGGAGGGCCAGGCACCTATTGGTATAATTACTGATCAGGATAGGGCTATGCAAAATGCCATTCAAATTGTTTTTCCGAACACAAGACATAGATGGTGTTTGTGGCACATACTTAAGAAGTTGCCTGAAAAATTTGGGGGCCACCCTTATAAGGGTTCAATACTCTCGACCGTGCACGAAGTGGTCTATGAGTCGCAAAGTCCGGAAGAATTTGAACGGGGTTGGCATTCATTGATTGATATGTACACATTGCACAACAATGATTGGTTGTCCGGGCTTTTCAGAGAAAGAGGTCGGTGGGTACCTTGTTTTTTGAGAACAAGTTTCTGGGCTGGGATGTCAACAACGCAACGGAGTGAGAGTATGAATGCATTTTTTGATGGATATGTCAACTCAAAAACCTCGTTGAAGCTATTCGTTGAACAGTATGAGCGGGCCTTGAGGAGCAAAGTTGAAAAGGAATTCCAGGCAGATTTTAAGTCATTTTCACAGATGGTACCGTGTGCAACTAAGTATTGTATAGAGAAACAATTCCAAGAGGTTTACACAATCTCcaaatttaaagaatttcaaGAAGAGCTAACTGGAAAAGTGTATTGTGATATTATCTCTACCGAGCTGACTTGTCTTGGAACTAGGTATGAAGTCCAAGAAGATATAATATTTAACGCAACAACAAAGAGGAAGACTTTTACGGTGATGTTTGAGGGAGAGATTGGTCGCATTGTTTGTAGCTGTCACTTGTTCGAGTTTCGAGGAATACTTTGCAGACATGTTATTTCTGTATTAATTCGAAACAATGTCAAAATGATTCCTGAGAGTTATATCTTGAGGAGATGGAGGAAAGATGTGTGTAGAGCATACACAAGGGTCAAGATCAATTACAGTGGTTGGGTTAGCACTCCTGAGCAggtaaaatatgataaattgcaAAGTTTATTTGCCAAGGTTGCAAATTTAGTAGTGGATGATGAGGAACGAACCCGCGAGGTAATGGAGTttcttgaaaatcaaatgaacAATACGAGCATATCGAGACGAAGCATAAGTTCTGACAATAATAT